The Solibacillus sp. FSL W7-1464 genome contains a region encoding:
- a CDS encoding enoyl-CoA hydratase/isomerase family protein yields MIKRMEYIQVSYEYEEKIAIVTLNRPEMRHAFNTEMAKELLTVFQSFNEQPVRVVILTSSTVDAFCSGADLKERKGMSESEWTEQHHLFEQMFQAVANCRQPTIAAINGYTLAGGFELALNMDLIVAGKNAKVGLTEVTRGIMPGGGGARLLPKRVPLHIAKEWLFTGRIVSAQEAENAGLFNRVVESEEVMSTTIELAKKIAGNAPLGVQGVKKVAEISSLEASEAFRIEIETYNEVIASEDRMEGILAFNEKRKPNFIGR; encoded by the coding sequence ATGATTAAACGAATGGAATATATCCAAGTTTCATATGAATATGAAGAGAAAATTGCGATTGTTACGTTAAACAGACCGGAAATGCGTCATGCATTTAACACGGAAATGGCGAAGGAGCTGTTAACTGTATTTCAGTCGTTTAATGAGCAGCCGGTACGTGTCGTTATTTTAACTTCCTCTACTGTAGATGCCTTTTGTTCAGGTGCGGATTTAAAAGAGCGTAAAGGAATGAGCGAGTCCGAGTGGACGGAACAGCATCATTTATTTGAACAAATGTTCCAGGCAGTAGCCAATTGCAGGCAACCTACCATTGCTGCGATCAATGGCTATACGCTTGCAGGAGGGTTTGAACTTGCATTGAATATGGACTTAATCGTTGCCGGTAAAAATGCAAAAGTAGGGCTAACCGAGGTCACTCGAGGTATTATGCCGGGAGGAGGTGGAGCACGATTACTGCCAAAACGTGTACCGCTCCATATTGCAAAAGAATGGCTATTTACAGGGCGGATTGTTTCTGCACAAGAAGCAGAGAACGCAGGGTTATTTAATCGAGTTGTCGAATCAGAAGAAGTAATGAGTACCACAATTGAGTTAGCCAAAAAAATTGCAGGTAATGCACCTTTAGGCGTTCAAGGCGTTAAAAAAGTAGCAGAAATCAGTTCATTGGAAGCATCTGAAGCATTCCGGATTGAAATAGAAACGTACAACGAGGTTATCGCTTCTGAGGATCGAATGGAAGGTATTTTAGCCTTCAATGAAAAAAGAAAACCTAATTTTATCGGACGGTAG
- a CDS encoding acyl-CoA dehydrogenase family protein has product MMLTENLAFLEELREGVRAVCKRFDGDYWRKLDEIDGYPTEFVEAITQAGFLGALIPEQYGGSGLGIREASVILEEINRSGGNAGACHAQMYTMGTILRHGSSAQKEKYLPKIADGSLRLQAFGVTEPNTGTDTTNLKTFAKRDGDHYIVNGQKVFISRAEHSDLMILLVRTTPKDQCVKKSDGLSVLIVDLNEAVGNGLEIRSIKTMMNHATTELFIDNLKVPVENLIGEEGKGFRYILDGMNAERILIAAECIGDGRWFIERATNYAKERVVFDRPIGQNQGIQFPIAQAHIHIEAADLMRIKAAELYDRQQACGAEANMAKLLAADASWEAANVAIQTYGGFGFAAEYDIERKFKETRLYQVAPISTNLILSYVGEHILKLPKSY; this is encoded by the coding sequence ATGATGTTAACAGAGAATCTGGCATTTTTAGAAGAACTTCGTGAAGGTGTAAGAGCAGTTTGCAAACGTTTTGATGGTGACTATTGGCGGAAGTTGGATGAGATCGACGGATATCCGACCGAATTTGTGGAGGCTATTACTCAGGCTGGCTTTTTAGGGGCTTTAATACCAGAACAATATGGTGGTTCCGGTTTAGGGATACGGGAAGCATCCGTAATTTTAGAGGAGATTAACCGTTCAGGCGGGAACGCGGGCGCATGTCATGCTCAAATGTATACGATGGGAACGATTTTACGGCATGGTTCTTCCGCACAAAAGGAAAAATATTTGCCGAAGATTGCGGACGGATCGCTTCGTTTACAAGCATTTGGAGTGACGGAACCTAACACTGGTACGGACACCACCAATTTAAAAACGTTTGCGAAACGAGATGGCGACCATTATATCGTGAATGGTCAAAAGGTATTCATTTCCCGTGCAGAGCATTCAGATTTAATGATTTTACTAGTGCGTACAACACCGAAAGACCAATGCGTTAAAAAGAGCGACGGCCTGTCCGTGCTAATTGTGGATTTGAATGAAGCAGTGGGAAATGGATTGGAAATACGTTCAATTAAAACGATGATGAACCATGCGACAACAGAATTGTTTATCGACAATTTAAAGGTGCCGGTAGAAAATCTGATTGGCGAGGAAGGAAAAGGATTCCGCTATATTTTGGACGGAATGAACGCCGAGCGGATTTTAATTGCTGCGGAATGTATCGGTGATGGCCGCTGGTTTATCGAGCGGGCAACGAATTATGCAAAAGAGCGTGTAGTTTTTGATCGTCCGATCGGACAAAACCAAGGAATACAGTTTCCGATTGCCCAGGCGCATATCCATATTGAAGCGGCAGATTTGATGCGCATAAAAGCGGCAGAATTATATGATCGTCAGCAAGCTTGCGGGGCAGAGGCAAATATGGCAAAGCTACTCGCTGCAGATGCATCATGGGAGGCGGCCAATGTTGCGATTCAAACATATGGCGGTTTTGGCTTTGCGGCTGAATATGATATTGAGCGAAAATTTAAAGAGACACGCCTCTATCAAGTAGCACCAATATCAACAAACTTAATATTATCATACGTCGGAGAACATATATTAAAACTTCCAAAATCTTATTGA
- a CDS encoding hydroxymethylglutaryl-CoA lyase: MHFPKQVEIIEVGPRDGLQNESRFVPTEEKKQLIKQLYEAGFQRIETASFVHPKIVPQMADAQEITAFCNELGMEYIALTPNMKALERAIDAGVPQIAVFVGASETFNQKNIKRSIDESLAECSEMFRHAKAQNKFIRGYVSMCFSCPYEGAISYEQVKRVVAQFVNDGADEISIGDTNGQANPRIVYERFSALKRDFPDTTFVAHFHDTNGFAYANIIASLNAGIEKFDSSIAGLGGCPFSPGATGNVATEKVVELFESMEVKTHIRQEKLKEVANFAYSLV, translated from the coding sequence ATGCACTTTCCAAAGCAAGTTGAAATTATTGAAGTAGGTCCACGCGACGGTTTACAAAACGAATCACGCTTTGTACCAACAGAGGAAAAGAAACAGTTAATTAAACAATTATATGAAGCAGGGTTCCAGCGTATTGAAACAGCTTCATTTGTCCATCCGAAAATTGTGCCGCAAATGGCGGATGCACAGGAAATTACGGCATTTTGCAATGAATTGGGGATGGAGTATATCGCTTTAACCCCAAATATGAAAGCACTGGAGCGTGCAATTGATGCAGGTGTACCGCAGATTGCGGTATTTGTCGGGGCAAGTGAGACGTTCAACCAAAAAAATATTAAACGATCCATTGATGAATCTTTGGCGGAATGCAGCGAAATGTTCCGGCATGCAAAAGCTCAGAATAAATTTATTCGCGGCTATGTTTCGATGTGTTTTAGCTGTCCATATGAAGGGGCAATTTCCTATGAACAAGTAAAGCGGGTCGTAGCTCAATTTGTAAATGACGGGGCGGACGAGATTTCAATTGGTGATACGAATGGACAGGCCAATCCGCGCATTGTGTATGAGCGGTTCAGCGCATTGAAAAGAGATTTCCCGGATACAACATTCGTGGCACATTTTCATGATACTAACGGTTTTGCCTATGCGAATATTATTGCCTCATTAAATGCGGGAATTGAAAAGTTTGACAGTTCGATTGCAGGACTTGGCGGTTGTCCATTTTCACCTGGAGCTACAGGAAATGTGGCAACAGAAAAAGTAGTGGAGCTATTTGAATCGATGGAAGTAAAAACACATATCCGTCAGGAAAAATTAAAGGAAGTAGCAAATTTCGCTTACAGCTTAGTTTAA
- a CDS encoding YwaF family protein has product MNGFSIFDSIHIIWLIFIAGFLVISLYFYHYSSYEKKHLLLKSVFWLLLFLEVAKQLYLLVTNQYSYWSPPLHLCGFGIFIIGWHAYFPTRTTATLLYTLTLPGAAIALLFPGWTADPVGGFLHFHSFIFHALLVVAVAALILEKKLVTNFKDIWRAVLFLLVTVPPVYVYNAHFRTNFMFLNRPVKGTPLQWLYDAFGAAGYLASLAGVIVSIWIVLYLLLAIQKRRHVTE; this is encoded by the coding sequence ATGAACGGATTTTCCATTTTTGATTCGATTCATATAATATGGCTTATTTTTATTGCTGGTTTTTTAGTTATTTCATTATACTTTTATCATTATTCTTCATATGAGAAGAAACATCTTTTACTAAAATCGGTTTTCTGGCTATTGCTGTTTTTAGAAGTAGCAAAGCAACTTTATTTACTCGTAACAAACCAATATTCATATTGGAGTCCTCCGCTCCATTTATGTGGCTTTGGTATTTTCATTATTGGTTGGCATGCCTATTTTCCGACGCGCACAACAGCTACATTACTATACACACTTACACTGCCCGGAGCTGCGATTGCACTTTTATTCCCTGGATGGACAGCTGATCCAGTTGGCGGCTTTTTGCATTTTCACAGCTTCATCTTTCATGCACTGCTTGTTGTAGCTGTGGCGGCGCTAATTTTGGAAAAAAAGCTGGTGACAAATTTTAAGGATATTTGGCGGGCTGTCTTATTTTTGCTAGTCACAGTTCCGCCTGTTTATGTATACAATGCACATTTCCGTACGAATTTTATGTTTCTAAACCGACCTGTAAAAGGAACACCTCTTCAATGGCTATACGATGCATTTGGAGCAGCTGGTTATTTAGCGAGTTTGGCAGGGGTTATCGTTAGTATTTGGATTGTGCTTTATTTACTTCTTGCCATACAAAAACGACGACACGTTACCGAATAA
- the tadA gene encoding tRNA adenosine(34) deaminase TadA — protein MLENKDHHFMQEALAEAKKAAALGEVPIGAVIVYKDEIIARAHNLRETTQNALTHAESMAIQEACSKIGSWRLEDTTLYVTLEPCPMCAGAILQSRVPRVVYGARDIKAGCVDSLYRLLNDPRFNHECTVTEGVMAEECGQILTDFFKALRDRKKAEKLARKQQSEK, from the coding sequence ATGCTCGAAAATAAAGATCACCATTTCATGCAGGAAGCCTTGGCAGAAGCAAAAAAAGCCGCTGCCCTTGGAGAAGTACCAATCGGCGCGGTTATTGTATATAAAGATGAAATTATTGCACGTGCACATAATTTACGTGAAACAACCCAAAATGCACTGACACACGCAGAAAGCATGGCCATTCAGGAAGCCTGCAGCAAAATAGGCAGCTGGCGATTGGAAGACACAACTTTGTACGTGACGCTTGAACCTTGCCCGATGTGTGCAGGGGCTATTTTACAGTCGCGCGTACCACGGGTTGTTTACGGAGCCCGTGATATAAAGGCCGGCTGTGTTGACTCATTATACCGTCTGCTCAATGATCCGCGTTTTAATCATGAATGTACTGTAACGGAAGGTGTGATGGCGGAAGAGTGCGGACAAATTTTAACGGACTTTTTCAAAGCGCTTCGCGACCGTAAAAAAGCAGAAAAGTTAGCGAGAAAACAACAATCCGAAAAGTAA
- a CDS encoding deoxynucleoside kinase, protein MSVPFITVEGPIGVGKTSLSKAVSQTFDYHLLKEIVDENPFLGKFYEDINEWSFQTEMFFLCNRYKQLSDIHEIIEAQGPVVADYHIFKNLIFAKRTLKPNEYEKYESIYRILTADMPKPNMVIYLHASLDTLMKRIAMRGREMEKNISRDYMEQLSSDYHQFIGHFEKMHPEIPVISLNGDELDFVKNEEDLNYVLRLVEEKLQQRSLHQK, encoded by the coding sequence ATGTCTGTGCCATTTATAACAGTAGAAGGTCCGATTGGTGTTGGGAAGACCTCATTATCTAAGGCCGTATCACAAACGTTTGACTATCATTTATTAAAAGAGATTGTAGATGAAAATCCATTTCTCGGTAAGTTCTATGAAGATATTAATGAGTGGAGCTTCCAAACGGAAATGTTTTTCCTGTGCAATCGCTATAAACAATTATCTGATATTCATGAAATTATTGAAGCACAAGGGCCAGTAGTGGCTGATTATCATATATTTAAAAATCTGATCTTTGCAAAACGTACTTTAAAACCGAATGAATACGAAAAGTACGAGTCGATCTACCGAATTTTAACTGCTGATATGCCAAAGCCAAATATGGTCATCTATTTACATGCAAGCTTAGATACATTAATGAAACGGATCGCTATGCGCGGTCGTGAAATGGAAAAGAACATTTCACGTGACTATATGGAACAACTTTCAAGCGATTATCATCAATTTATCGGACATTTTGAAAAGATGCATCCAGAAATTCCTGTCATCTCATTAAATGGGGATGAGCTTGATTTTGTGAAGAATGAAGAAGATTTAAATTACGTACTACGACTAGTAGAAGAAAAGTTACAACAAAGGAGTTTGCATCAGAAATGA
- a CDS encoding deoxynucleoside kinase, translating into MNLREKYNIPANAVITIAGTVGVGKSTMTKALSHSLNFRTSYEKVDTNPYLDKFYDDFEKWSFHLQVYFLAERFKEQKRIFEYGGGFIQDRSIYEDTGIFAKMHYDKGTMTPTDYETYTNLFDAMVMTPYFPHPDLLVYLEGPIDDVIGRIHERGREMEQQTPHSYWEEMHGRYEDWINNFNACPVLRIDINDYDLMKNPAQVEDVVARIGYMLEQTSHLRK; encoded by the coding sequence ATGAACTTAAGAGAGAAGTACAATATTCCTGCTAATGCAGTGATTACAATTGCAGGAACAGTCGGTGTCGGAAAGTCAACAATGACAAAAGCATTATCACATAGCTTAAACTTCCGTACATCTTATGAAAAGGTTGATACAAACCCTTATTTAGATAAATTTTATGATGATTTTGAAAAATGGAGCTTCCATTTGCAAGTATATTTCCTTGCCGAACGTTTTAAAGAACAGAAGCGTATTTTTGAATATGGCGGGGGCTTTATTCAGGACCGTTCTATTTACGAAGATACGGGCATTTTTGCGAAGATGCATTATGACAAAGGTACAATGACACCGACAGATTATGAAACATATACAAATCTTTTTGATGCAATGGTTATGACACCGTATTTCCCGCATCCGGATCTGCTTGTTTATTTGGAAGGTCCAATTGATGATGTAATAGGACGTATCCATGAACGAGGACGCGAGATGGAGCAGCAAACGCCTCATTCGTACTGGGAAGAAATGCACGGACGCTATGAAGACTGGATTAACAACTTCAATGCATGCCCGGTGCTGCGTATTGATATTAACGATTATGATTTAATGAAGAACCCTGCACAGGTAGAGGATGTCGTAGCACGTATCGGTTATATGCTAGAACAAACAAGTCATTTACGAAAATAA
- a CDS encoding sodium:proton antiporter — translation MNNPLIETVTDESGKTTYRMKTFDIQVTARLTGGLAPTITYMHKDKDVTDDIRSIRFHFENPASYIENYASFQRMLYEREQRAVNELYESISMKPKNMTTGKQVLWSFFVFLLIMAPIFIIVWTK, via the coding sequence TTGAACAATCCGCTCATTGAAACAGTGACAGATGAAAGTGGGAAGACAACGTATAGGATGAAGACCTTCGATATACAAGTTACTGCCCGGCTGACAGGCGGTCTCGCCCCTACAATCACATATATGCATAAAGATAAAGATGTTACGGATGATATACGTTCAATTCGCTTTCATTTTGAAAACCCGGCATCATATATCGAAAACTATGCTTCTTTTCAAAGGATGCTTTATGAAAGGGAACAACGTGCGGTGAACGAGCTTTATGAATCCATCAGTATGAAACCTAAAAATATGACGACCGGTAAACAAGTTTTATGGAGTTTCTTCGTGTTCCTTCTCATTATGGCACCTATTTTTATCATCGTTTGGACGAAATGA
- a CDS encoding RraA family protein, whose translation MTLSKVDRLRALPTTAISDATGGHTNVASTIKPLAEHFKIAGQARTVRLPDGENGAVLEAISQAEKGEVLVIDAKGNTNRAVAGDFVMQLAQGIGVQGFVVDGVIRDIAAAKEIDFPVFALGTTVAAGNKHGGGTVGIAVSVGNVAVQTGDYVVGDSDGVVIIPQKDIERIIEAAEAKVKKDEERAHEALHNGEASIRAYLAKVVK comes from the coding sequence ATGACTTTATCGAAGGTAGATCGCTTACGTGCATTACCGACGACAGCAATTTCCGATGCAACAGGGGGACATACGAATGTAGCATCGACTATTAAACCGCTTGCCGAACACTTTAAAATTGCAGGACAAGCGAGAACGGTACGCCTGCCGGACGGGGAAAATGGAGCGGTACTAGAAGCGATCAGTCAGGCTGAAAAAGGGGAAGTTTTAGTCATCGATGCTAAGGGCAATACAAATCGTGCTGTAGCGGGGGACTTTGTTATGCAGCTAGCGCAAGGTATCGGTGTGCAAGGTTTTGTAGTGGATGGGGTTATTCGCGATATAGCAGCTGCAAAGGAAATTGACTTTCCGGTATTTGCATTAGGTACAACAGTAGCAGCAGGCAATAAACATGGGGGCGGGACAGTGGGCATAGCCGTATCTGTAGGAAATGTGGCTGTTCAAACAGGTGATTATGTCGTGGGTGATAGTGATGGTGTCGTTATTATCCCTCAGAAGGATATTGAACGGATTATTGAGGCTGCAGAAGCAAAAGTAAAAAAGGATGAAGAACGGGCACATGAGGCATTACATAATGGGGAAGCATCAATCCGTGCTTATTTAGCAAAAGTTGTGAAATAA
- a CDS encoding cation:dicarboxylate symporter family transporter: MLKKFKISLAAQILIGLVLGVIVGAVFFGNETAQSYLQPLGDIFLNLIKMIVVPIIISTLIVGVAGTGDMKQLGRLGGKTLIYFEVITTVAIVVGLLAANLFQPGAGIDMNSLEKSDISSYVETTEAEEDKSKIQIIVDIVPKNIINAMAEGDMLAIIFFSVIFGLGVAAIGDRGKPVLAFFQGTADAMFWVTNLVMKFAPIGVFALIGVTVSKFGVESLIPLGKLAILVYATMIFFVIVVLGITARIFGINIFKLIRMIKDELLLAYTTSSSETVLPRIMLKTEKMGAPKDIVSFVIPTGYSFNLDGSTLYQAIAAIFIAQMYGIDLSIMEQITLMLVLMVTSKGIAGVPGVSFVVLLATLGSVGIPLEGLAFIAGIDRILDMARTAVNVVGNTLAALVMAKWEKRFDEKQFAEYQAANLK; encoded by the coding sequence ATTTTGAAAAAGTTTAAAATTAGTTTAGCCGCGCAAATTTTAATCGGTCTTGTACTCGGTGTTATTGTAGGTGCTGTGTTCTTTGGTAATGAAACTGCACAGTCTTACTTACAGCCACTTGGCGATATTTTCTTAAACTTAATTAAGATGATCGTTGTACCGATTATTATTTCGACACTAATCGTTGGTGTTGCCGGAACTGGTGATATGAAACAATTAGGTCGTCTTGGCGGTAAAACACTTATTTACTTCGAAGTTATTACAACAGTTGCGATTGTTGTTGGTTTATTAGCAGCTAACCTATTCCAACCAGGTGCTGGTATTGATATGAATTCATTAGAGAAATCTGATATTTCTTCTTATGTAGAAACAACGGAAGCTGAAGAAGATAAAAGTAAAATCCAGATTATTGTAGACATCGTTCCTAAAAACATTATAAATGCAATGGCAGAAGGCGATATGCTGGCAATTATTTTCTTCTCTGTAATTTTCGGTTTAGGTGTAGCGGCAATTGGTGATCGCGGAAAACCAGTGCTCGCATTCTTCCAAGGTACCGCAGACGCCATGTTCTGGGTCACAAACTTAGTAATGAAATTCGCACCAATCGGGGTATTTGCACTTATAGGTGTAACCGTTTCCAAATTTGGTGTAGAATCCCTTATTCCGTTAGGGAAATTGGCAATCTTAGTATATGCAACTATGATTTTCTTTGTAATCGTTGTATTAGGTATTACAGCCCGTATTTTCGGTATTAATATCTTTAAATTAATTCGTATGATTAAGGACGAGCTATTACTGGCCTACACTACTTCTTCATCAGAGACAGTATTACCTCGTATTATGTTAAAAACAGAAAAAATGGGTGCACCGAAAGATATCGTATCGTTCGTAATCCCGACAGGTTATTCATTCAACTTAGACGGTTCTACTCTTTACCAGGCGATTGCAGCAATCTTCATTGCGCAAATGTACGGTATTGACCTTTCAATTATGGAACAGATTACATTAATGCTTGTATTAATGGTAACATCTAAAGGTATTGCGGGTGTTCCAGGGGTATCTTTCGTAGTACTTCTTGCAACATTGGGTTCTGTAGGTATCCCACTTGAAGGTTTAGCATTCATTGCAGGTATTGACCGTATTTTAGATATGGCTCGTACAGCTGTAAACGTAGTAGGAAATACATTGGCAGCACTTGTTATGGCGAAATGGGAAAAACGTTTCGACGAGAAGCAATTTGCTGAGTACCAAGCTGCGAACCTAAAATAA
- a CDS encoding response regulator — protein sequence MRYFIVDDDRASRMMLSNIINDCELGAVIGEAKNGLDAIPQILMMQPEFVLIDLLMPKLDGIETIERLQQNGFKGQFIMISQVVNKEMVAEGYSKGIEFFIHKPINKVEVQMVLKRTTEQYLLRNSLQVIRQSLTNFDITDVTHTKKTAREHIQSILNDMGIVAEVGSEDIIKIIEQLLIEKHKIAPLPPLKEVYERVAMLTKNTPDEIVKESKAIEQRVRRTILAAMINLANLGIVDYTNSEFEYYTPRYFDLTDIRYLMNQIENNEQRKAKVNIKKFIQVLYSEIISKVD from the coding sequence ATGCGCTATTTTATAGTAGATGATGACCGGGCAAGCCGTATGATGCTCAGTAATATTATTAATGACTGTGAACTCGGAGCTGTCATTGGTGAGGCAAAAAACGGTCTGGATGCCATTCCCCAAATTTTAATGATGCAGCCGGAGTTTGTATTAATTGATTTACTGATGCCGAAGTTGGATGGAATCGAAACAATTGAACGCCTTCAGCAAAATGGTTTTAAAGGTCAGTTTATTATGATCTCACAAGTGGTTAATAAAGAAATGGTCGCTGAAGGCTATTCAAAAGGAATTGAATTCTTCATTCATAAGCCTATTAATAAAGTTGAAGTACAAATGGTATTAAAACGGACAACTGAGCAATACTTATTAAGAAATTCTTTGCAAGTTATTCGCCAGTCCCTGACAAACTTTGATATCACAGATGTGACACATACAAAAAAGACGGCACGGGAACATATCCAGTCCATCTTAAATGATATGGGCATTGTCGCTGAAGTGGGCAGTGAAGATATTATAAAAATTATTGAACAGCTATTAATCGAGAAGCATAAAATAGCGCCGCTCCCTCCATTAAAGGAAGTATATGAACGTGTTGCCATGCTGACGAAAAATACGCCTGACGAAATTGTAAAAGAGAGTAAAGCAATTGAACAGCGTGTACGTCGAACTATATTAGCCGCAATGATTAACTTGGCGAACTTAGGGATTGTCGATTATACAAACTCTGAATTTGAGTATTATACCCCTCGTTACTTTGACTTAACGGATATTCGTTATTTAATGAATCAAATAGAGAATAATGAGCAACGTAAAGCAAAAGTAAACATAAAAAAATTCATCCAAGTTTTATATTCTGAAATTATTAGTAAGGTGGATTAG
- a CDS encoding ATP-binding protein, translating to MESTQPTIKTTKLFLFMLLVGLLTAIGGEIKIIPFEEGPFRFGLGSIIFFFALLIRPLPIVSTGLLTALIVIVGRSFLDIFIYGQSFLTHIIEHLPAGAFYIVFALCFKLIPLDELKKQPFTLGLSATAFEVISNTIEHVLTDILLVSDQETFTSFLLFILVGLLRSYFVVGIYSMITMSEQKKQLKQLMTIHSELYVEALYLQKTMTQIEQLTANSYQLYKKLKTNEAQLASEALHIAQEIHEVKKDNERIHAGLSKITTRNYPSDFLLSDLLSFIVEANENYAAYLNKSISFTLICPDDYQTKNHIALFAILNNLTANAVEAIEESGFITLNIVVEQDMTSFIVEDNGVGIDAALIPIIFDAGYTSKFNEQGQGSTGIGLSHTKTIVENLEGNIHVTSDTSTCFIVQIPTKNIQKENY from the coding sequence TTGGAATCGACTCAGCCAACTATTAAAACAACAAAACTATTCCTGTTTATGCTACTTGTCGGCTTATTGACGGCTATTGGCGGCGAAATTAAAATAATTCCCTTTGAAGAAGGACCTTTTCGTTTCGGTCTAGGAAGCATTATTTTCTTCTTTGCTTTACTGATCCGTCCATTACCGATTGTCTCTACCGGTTTGCTGACTGCACTAATCGTCATCGTCGGTCGTTCATTTCTGGATATTTTTATTTATGGACAAAGCTTCCTTACTCATATCATAGAACATTTGCCGGCCGGTGCCTTTTATATAGTCTTTGCACTATGTTTCAAACTAATTCCGCTGGACGAGTTAAAAAAACAACCGTTTACGCTCGGTTTATCGGCAACAGCATTTGAAGTAATATCAAACACGATCGAACATGTATTAACGGACATTCTGCTTGTTTCTGATCAGGAAACTTTTACTTCGTTTTTATTGTTCATCCTCGTTGGATTGTTACGCAGTTATTTTGTTGTAGGCATTTACAGCATGATTACAATGTCTGAACAGAAAAAGCAGCTGAAACAGCTCATGACAATTCATTCGGAGTTATATGTAGAAGCATTGTACCTTCAAAAAACGATGACCCAAATCGAGCAGCTTACAGCAAACAGTTATCAGCTATACAAAAAGCTGAAAACAAATGAGGCGCAGCTAGCTTCCGAAGCTTTACATATTGCCCAGGAAATCCATGAAGTTAAAAAGGATAATGAACGTATTCATGCCGGGCTTTCTAAAATTACAACGAGAAATTACCCGTCAGATTTTCTGTTGTCTGATTTACTAAGTTTTATTGTAGAAGCAAATGAAAATTATGCCGCCTATTTAAATAAATCGATTTCCTTTACACTGATTTGTCCTGATGATTATCAAACAAAAAACCATATTGCATTATTTGCGATTTTAAATAACTTAACGGCCAACGCTGTGGAGGCAATTGAAGAAAGCGGATTTATTACATTGAATATCGTAGTCGAGCAGGATATGACTTCTTTTATTGTAGAAGATAATGGAGTCGGTATTGATGCGGCACTCATTCCGATCATTTTTGATGCGGGCTATACATCCAAGTTTAACGAGCAGGGCCAAGGTTCTACAGGAATCGGCCTTTCCCATACTAAAACAATTGTAGAAAACCTTGAAGGGAATATTCATGTAACAAGTGATACATCGACTTGTTTTATTGTACAGATTCCTACAAAAAATATTCAAAAGGAGAATTACTAA